A single Loxodonta africana isolate mLoxAfr1 chromosome 12, mLoxAfr1.hap2, whole genome shotgun sequence DNA region contains:
- the LOC100675319 gene encoding serine/threonine-protein kinase SBK1, with protein MSVGCPEPEPPHSLPCCGPGAAPGPGAGVPLLTEDMQALTLRTLAASDVTKHYELVRELGKGTYGKVDLVAYKGTGMKMALKFVNKSKTKLKNFLREVSITNSLSSSPFIIKVFDVVFETEDCYVFAQEYAPAGDLFDIIPPQVGLPEDTVKRCVQQLGLALDFMHGRQLVHRDIKPENVLLFDRECRRVKLADFGMTRRVGCRVKRVSGTIPYTAPEVCQAGRADGFAVDTGVDVWAFGVLIFCVLTGNFPWEAASGADAFFEEFVRWQRGRLPGLPSQWRRFTEPALRMFQRLLALEPERRGPAKEVFRFLKHELTSELRRRPSHRARKPASGDRLPPAGPLRLEAPGPLKRTVLTESGSGSRPAPPAGGPVPVPVPVPEASLAPPGPPGRTDGRPDKSKGQVVLATAIEICV; from the exons ATGAGTGTGGGCTGCCCAGAGCCTGAGCCGCCCCACTCCCTGCCCTGCTGTGGGCCGGGGGCCGCCCCTGGGCCAGGAGCCGGCGTGCCGCTTCTCACTGAAGACATGCAGGCACTGACCCTCCGCACACTGGCTGCCAGCGACGTCACCAAGCACTATGAGCTTGTCCGGGAGCTGGGCAAGGGCACCTATGGGAAGGTTGACCTGGTGGCCTACAAGGGCACAG GGATGAAAATGGCGCTCAAGTTCGTGAACAAGAGCAAAACCAAACTGAAGAACTTCCTGCGGGAGGTGAGCATCACCAACAGCCTCTCCTCCAGTCCCTTCATCATCAAGGTCTTTGACGTGGTCTTCGAGACTGAGGACTGCTATGTCTTTGCACAGGAGTACGCACCCGCTGGGGACCTGTTCGACATCATCCCTCCTCAG GTCGGGCTCCCGGAGGACACGGTGAAGCGCTGCGTGCAGCAGCTGGGCCTGGCTCTGGACTTCATGCACGGACGGCAACTGGTGCACCGCGACATCAAGCCCGAGAACGTGCTCCTGTTCGACCGCGAGTGCCGCCGCGTCAAGCTGGCCGACTTCGGCATGACGCGCCGCGTGGGCTGCCGCGTGAAGCGCGTCAGCGGCACCATCCCCTACACGGCGCCCGAGGTGTGCCAGGCGGGCCGCGCCGACGGCTTCGCCGTGGACACGGGTGTGGACGTGTGGGCCTTCGGCGTGCTCATCTTCTGTGTGCTCACCGGCAACTTCCCGTGGGAGGCGGCGTCGGGCGCCGACGCCTTCTTCGAGGAGTTCGTGCGCTGGCAGCGGGGCCGCCTGCCCGGGCTGCCGTCGCAGTGGCGCCGCTTCACCGAGCCGGCGCTGCGCATGTTCCAGCGCCTCTTGGCGCTCGAGCCCGAGCGCCGCGGCCCGGCCAAGGAGGTCTTCCGCTTCCTGAAGCACGAGCTCACGTCTGAGTTGCGGCGCCGGCCCTCGCACCGCGCGCGCAAGCCGGCCTCCGGCGACCGCCTGCCGCCCGCTGGGCCGCTGCGCCTCGAGGCTCCCGGGCCGCTCAAGCGCACGGTGCTGACCGAGAGCGGCAGCGGCTCCCGGCCCGCGCCCCCCGCCGGAGGGCCCGTGCCTGTCCCCGTGCCCGTGCCAGAGGCCAGCCTGGCGCCCCCGGGGCCCCCGGGCAGGACCGACGGCCGCCCGGACAAGAGCAAAGGGCAGGTCGTACTGGCCACGGCCATCGAGATCTGCGTCTGA